One region of Mycolicibacterium insubricum genomic DNA includes:
- a CDS encoding M16 family metallopeptidase, translating into MQQARRSKRTAAAALREESLVRRTTLPGGLRVVTERVPSVRSASVGVWVGVGSRDEGSSVAGAAHFLEHLLFKSTPTRSAVQIAQSVDAIGGELNAFTAKEHTCYYAHVLDTDLSLALDLVSDVVLRGRCAAEDVEIERDVVLEEIAMRDDDPEDVLGEEFLTAMFGDHPVGRPVIGSVASVSAMSRTQLRSFHTRRYTPERMVVAVAGNIDHDEVVALVRQYFGSRLDTSREPVAPRTGTGRIPGDPTLRLINRDSEQTHLLLGVRTPGRTWEHRWATAVLNGALGGGLSSRLFQQIRETRGLAYSVYSSVDSYCDTGTLSVYAGCLPERFAEVVEVATDVLASVAADGITEAECRIAKGALRGALVLGLEDSASRMNRIGRNELNYGEHRSLESSLAKIEAVTLDEVNAVARTLLTRPFGAAVLGDYPSKKKLPKQLTRLLS; encoded by the coding sequence ATGCAGCAAGCGCGTCGGAGTAAGCGCACCGCAGCGGCGGCACTTCGCGAGGAGTCACTGGTCCGCAGGACCACCCTTCCGGGTGGTCTGCGGGTGGTGACCGAGCGGGTGCCGTCGGTGCGGTCGGCGTCGGTGGGTGTGTGGGTCGGTGTCGGCTCCCGCGACGAGGGTTCGTCCGTCGCGGGTGCGGCGCACTTCCTGGAACACCTGCTGTTCAAGTCGACGCCGACGCGCAGCGCCGTGCAGATCGCCCAGTCGGTGGACGCCATCGGCGGTGAACTCAACGCGTTCACCGCCAAGGAACACACCTGCTACTACGCGCACGTGCTGGACACCGATCTGTCACTGGCCCTGGATCTGGTCTCCGATGTGGTGCTGCGCGGCCGGTGCGCGGCCGAGGACGTCGAGATCGAGCGTGACGTGGTGCTCGAAGAGATCGCCATGCGCGACGACGACCCCGAGGACGTTCTCGGCGAGGAGTTCCTGACCGCCATGTTCGGCGATCATCCCGTCGGGCGGCCGGTGATCGGCAGTGTGGCCTCGGTGTCGGCGATGAGCCGCACCCAGCTGCGCTCGTTTCACACCCGGCGCTACACGCCGGAGCGGATGGTTGTGGCGGTGGCCGGCAACATCGACCACGACGAGGTGGTGGCGCTGGTGCGCCAGTACTTCGGATCCCGGCTGGACACCAGCCGCGAGCCGGTGGCACCGCGAACCGGCACCGGGCGGATCCCCGGCGACCCGACGCTGCGGCTGATCAACCGGGACTCCGAGCAGACACACCTGCTGCTGGGCGTGCGTACCCCGGGGCGCACCTGGGAGCACCGCTGGGCCACCGCCGTGCTCAACGGCGCACTCGGCGGCGGACTGAGTTCGCGTCTGTTCCAACAGATTCGGGAGACCCGCGGGCTGGCGTACTCGGTGTACTCGTCGGTCGACAGCTACTGCGACACCGGCACACTGTCGGTGTACGCCGGATGCCTACCCGAACGATTCGCCGAGGTCGTCGAGGTGGCCACCGATGTGCTGGCGTCCGTCGCCGCCGACGGGATCACCGAAGCCGAATGTCGAATCGCCAAGGGCGCCCTGCGCGGTGCCCTGGTGCTCGGACTGGAGGATTCCGCATCGCGGATGAACCGGATCGGCCGCAACGAGCTCAACTACGGGGAGCACCGCAGCCTGGAGTCCAGCCTGGCCAAAATCGAGGCGGTGACCCTCGACGAGGTCAACGCGGTCGCCCGCACCCTGCTGACCCGCCCGTTCGGCGCCGCGGTGCTCGGCGACTACCCGTCGAAGAAGAAGCTGCCCAAACAGCTCACCCGTCTGTTGTCCTAG
- a CDS encoding YchJ family protein, translated as MHGPDPCPCGAGLYRNCCEPLHTGEHRAETAEALMRSRYSAYAAGDADYLWRTWHPRTRPPAPEADPDVDWVRLEILDVVAGAAGDSDGEVEFRAYYRSTDPDLPGTRVLHERSRFTVRAGRWFYLDDGMDPD; from the coding sequence ATGCACGGCCCCGATCCCTGCCCCTGCGGCGCCGGCCTCTACCGGAATTGCTGCGAACCGCTGCACACCGGTGAGCACCGCGCCGAGACCGCCGAGGCGCTGATGCGCTCGCGATACAGCGCATACGCCGCCGGCGACGCCGACTACCTGTGGCGGACCTGGCATCCGCGCACCCGGCCGCCGGCTCCGGAGGCCGATCCCGACGTGGACTGGGTCCGGCTGGAGATCCTCGACGTGGTCGCCGGCGCGGCGGGCGATTCCGACGGCGAGGTCGAGTTCCGGGCCTACTACCGCAGCACCGACCCGGACCTGCCCGGCACCCGGGTGCTGCACGAGCGTTCGCGATTCACCGTGCGGGCCGGGCGCTGGTTCTACCTTGACGACGGCATGGATCCGGACTGA
- a CDS encoding flavodoxin family protein, protein MSATLLIIHHTPSPHCQEMFEAVLAGATDPEIEGVEVVRRPALTCSPSDALAADGYLIGSPVNLGYLSGAVKHAFDQLYYPCLDATRGRPFGVWLHGNEGTEGAVRALDGITAGLGWVRAADAVVVSGKPTKADLEACWNLGATVAASLME, encoded by the coding sequence GTGAGCGCGACATTGCTGATCATCCACCACACCCCGTCGCCGCACTGCCAGGAGATGTTCGAGGCGGTGCTGGCGGGGGCAACCGATCCCGAGATCGAGGGCGTCGAGGTGGTGCGCCGACCGGCCCTGACGTGCTCTCCGAGCGACGCGCTGGCCGCCGACGGCTACCTGATCGGAAGCCCGGTGAATCTGGGGTATCTCAGCGGCGCCGTGAAGCACGCGTTCGACCAGCTCTATTACCCCTGTCTGGATGCCACGCGCGGGAGACCTTTCGGCGTTTGGCTGCACGGCAACGAGGGCACCGAGGGAGCGGTCCGCGCGCTCGACGGGATCACCGCCGGACTCGGTTGGGTCCGGGCCGCAGACGCCGTCGTCGTCTCAGGCAAACCGACCAAGGCCGACCTTGAGGCGTGCTGGAACCTGGGTGCCACCGTCGCCGCGTCACTGATGGAGTAG
- a CDS encoding metal-dependent hydrolase, with amino-acid sequence MLNVDNRAAGPHDATLDHESIVLQARDVHFDWSDLPVHYIPGEPFVTHFCNVLHLLLPAGEEFFVEVFKEALPLIQDDQLRLDVQGFIGQEAMHSQTHAAVVEHFRAQGIDMSPYTDQMRWVFERVLGNRPRWSKRRQRAWLLERIALISAIEHYTAILGEWILETPELDAIGTHPAMLDMLRWHGAEEVEHKAVAFDVMKHLKSGYLRRARTQWLVTPLLFLLWVRGLRFMYSIDPELAPGTKARWRDWFLLARRGLVPAPIELVKAVGSYYRPSFHPAELGGIEKAVNYLAVSPSARAAH; translated from the coding sequence ATGCTCAACGTTGACAACCGGGCCGCGGGCCCACACGATGCGACGCTGGACCACGAGTCGATCGTGCTGCAGGCGCGCGACGTCCACTTCGACTGGTCGGACCTGCCGGTGCACTACATACCCGGCGAGCCCTTCGTCACGCACTTCTGCAACGTGCTGCACCTGCTGCTGCCGGCCGGCGAGGAGTTCTTCGTCGAGGTGTTCAAAGAAGCGCTGCCGCTGATCCAGGACGACCAGCTGCGACTGGACGTCCAGGGCTTCATCGGTCAGGAGGCCATGCACTCCCAGACCCACGCCGCCGTGGTCGAACACTTCCGCGCCCAGGGCATCGACATGTCGCCCTACACCGACCAGATGCGCTGGGTGTTCGAGAGGGTGCTCGGCAACCGGCCCCGATGGAGCAAGCGACGCCAGCGCGCCTGGCTGCTGGAACGGATCGCACTGATCTCCGCGATCGAGCACTACACCGCCATTCTGGGCGAATGGATCCTGGAGACCCCCGAACTCGACGCGATCGGCACCCACCCCGCCATGCTCGACATGCTGCGCTGGCACGGCGCCGAGGAGGTCGAGCACAAGGCCGTCGCCTTCGACGTGATGAAGCACCTGAAGTCCGGCTACCTGCGGCGGGCACGGACGCAGTGGCTCGTCACGCCGCTGCTGTTCCTGCTGTGGGTCCGGGGCCTGAGGTTCATGTACTCGATCGATCCGGAGCTGGCGCCCGGTACCAAGGCCAGATGGCGGGACTGGTTCCTGCTGGCCCGCCGGGGCCTGGTCCCCGCTCCTATCGAACTCGTCAAGGCGGTCGGCTCCTACTACCGGCCGAGCTTTCACCCAGCCGAACTAGGCGGTATCGAAAAGGCGGTCAACTACCTGGCCGTGTCACCGTCCGCGCGCGCCGCTCACTGA
- a CDS encoding SDR family oxidoreductase has translation MTTTAPVTTVTATDGVALAVHRYNEFDAARPTILAIHGYPDNHHVWDGVAELLADRYNMAAFDVRGAGDSGEPADRAGYRFPQLVSDIGTVIDHLGVDRVHLLGHDWGSIQGWAAVTDPDLMPEIASYTSISGPNLEYAGHFLRSVRRPADLGDVAKQLLASGYIGLFLTPRLPEAFFGSGLGGRVIATLDRIGRSSTRSRRDAVPRSERDYTNGLNLYRANMPAPMVRPPAELPPTTVPVQVLVPRKDIFVTPALQRFTGSIADGGRVVEIEGGHWVVTARPEVIARLTADWVDQVETGRAPVGPTEVGPGPRQVAGKTALITGAGAGIGRATALELARQGACTVIIVDRDEAAARDTAEAVTAAGAQAAVYPTDVTDEDAVKNLAAQVNSEHGVIDILINNAGIGMAGRFLETTPEHWDAIIAVNLRGVLNCSRAFAEQMVARGEGGTIINVSSASAFLPSKSMVAYSTTKAAVLAFSESLRADLADEGITVTAVCPGFVNTNIARNTVYAGMSDEQQERARAKADAAYRRRNYTPEATARAIVKAIRTGPPVLPIAPESRFGYAMRRISPGAIRLLARYDIRQN, from the coding sequence ATGACCACCACAGCTCCCGTCACCACCGTGACGGCCACCGACGGCGTCGCGCTGGCGGTGCACCGCTACAACGAGTTCGACGCCGCCCGCCCCACGATCCTGGCCATCCACGGTTATCCGGACAACCACCACGTCTGGGACGGAGTGGCCGAACTGCTGGCCGACCGCTACAACATGGCGGCTTTCGACGTGCGTGGCGCCGGTGACTCGGGCGAACCCGCCGACCGCGCCGGATACCGCTTCCCGCAACTGGTTTCCGACATCGGCACCGTGATCGATCACCTCGGCGTGGACCGGGTGCACCTGCTCGGCCACGACTGGGGCTCCATCCAGGGCTGGGCCGCGGTCACCGATCCCGACCTGATGCCCGAAATCGCCTCCTACACCTCGATTTCCGGGCCGAACCTGGAATACGCCGGGCATTTCCTGCGCTCGGTCCGCCGACCGGCCGACCTCGGTGACGTCGCCAAACAGCTCCTCGCATCCGGCTACATCGGGCTGTTCCTCACCCCGCGGCTGCCCGAGGCCTTCTTCGGATCCGGCCTGGGCGGGCGCGTCATCGCCACCCTGGACCGCATCGGGCGTTCCAGCACCCGGTCCCGACGGGACGCGGTGCCCCGCTCCGAACGGGACTACACTAACGGGCTCAACCTCTATCGCGCGAACATGCCCGCACCCATGGTCCGCCCGCCGGCCGAGCTGCCGCCGACAACCGTGCCGGTCCAGGTGCTGGTGCCCCGCAAGGACATCTTCGTCACCCCGGCTCTGCAACGGTTCACCGGCTCGATCGCCGACGGCGGTCGAGTCGTCGAAATCGAGGGCGGCCACTGGGTGGTCACCGCCCGTCCCGAGGTCATTGCCCGGCTGACCGCAGACTGGGTCGACCAGGTCGAGACCGGCCGCGCACCGGTCGGGCCCACCGAAGTCGGCCCGGGTCCGCGCCAGGTGGCCGGGAAAACCGCTCTGATCACCGGCGCGGGAGCCGGCATCGGCCGGGCCACCGCACTGGAACTGGCCCGCCAAGGTGCGTGCACCGTCATCATCGTCGACCGCGACGAGGCCGCCGCCCGCGACACCGCGGAGGCGGTCACCGCCGCCGGAGCCCAAGCCGCCGTTTACCCGACCGATGTCACCGACGAAGACGCCGTGAAAAACCTTGCTGCACAGGTCAACAGCGAACACGGTGTGATCGACATCCTGATCAACAACGCCGGTATCGGGATGGCCGGCCGATTCCTGGAGACCACCCCCGAACACTGGGACGCCATCATCGCGGTCAATCTCCGCGGCGTCCTCAACTGCAGCCGGGCGTTCGCCGAGCAGATGGTCGCCCGCGGCGAGGGCGGCACCATCATCAACGTGTCCTCGGCGTCGGCGTTCCTGCCGTCGAAGTCCATGGTCGCCTACAGCACCACGAAGGCTGCGGTGCTGGCGTTCAGCGAATCGCTGCGCGCCGACCTCGCCGACGAGGGCATCACCGTCACCGCCGTCTGCCCCGGATTCGTCAACACCAACATCGCCCGCAACACCGTCTACGCCGGGATGAGCGACGAACAGCAGGAACGGGCCCGGGCCAAGGCCGACGCCGCCTACCGGCGCCGCAACTACACCCCGGAGGCCACCGCCCGCGCGATCGTCAAGGCGATCCGCACCGGACCCCCGGTGCTGCCGATCGCGCCCGAATCCCGGTTCGGCTACGCCATGCGGCGGATCAGCCCCGGTGCGATCCGGCTGCTGGCCCGCTACGACATACGGCAGAACTGA
- a CDS encoding SulP family inorganic anion transporter, with protein MATASLEHGSKSSALQNLKHDLPASLVVFLVALPLSLGIAYASGAPLMAGLIAAVVGGIVAGLIGGSPLQVTGPAAGLTVVVAGLIDQFGWAMTCVITAAAGVLQILFGLSRIARTALAIAPVVVHAMLAGIGITIALQQIHVLMGGASRSTAWENLAALPHGIVNHHLPDVIIGVIVIAILLLWPKLPARLRVIPGALVAIVVGTAVAVVAKLPAERIDLQGKDFFDSVGLPDVAAAAGDGSPWSAHIGALVLAVLTVALIASVESLLSAVGVDKLHTGPRSNFDREMIGQGSANVVSGALSGLPVTGVIVRSSTNVNAGARTRWSAVLHGVWILLFASMLTDLVELVPKAALAGLLIVIGMQLVKLAQIRMARRTGDLAVYLITVVCVVFLNLLEGVAIGLAVSIVILLWRVMRAHMEARPAEFGNDADDNEDWHVELDGTLSFLSLPRLTRILGELPNGSRVTITINADYVDHAISETIADWKRAHEATGGTVLIIESSHAKLHHAHAAPPKRHYGTRAVGLVPWRSWLASYRDEGGSVLDGIDEYNRRGRGVLSPHIAELTEDQNPDALFLTCADSRILPNVITASGPGDLFTVRNVGNLVVNDGTDESMDAALDFAASKLGVSSIVVCGHSSCGAMTALIDNDDEAPNPVSHWLAHAHDSVTAYHDGHPARATAAERGFGETDQLGVVNVAIQVGRLIAHPVLTEAVAEGRIEVVGVFFDLNTAHVYQVDELGITENRLPSPVHS; from the coding sequence ATGGCTACTGCCTCCCTCGAGCACGGCTCGAAATCCTCCGCTCTGCAGAACCTCAAACACGACCTGCCCGCCTCACTGGTGGTGTTCCTGGTCGCCCTGCCGCTGTCGCTGGGCATCGCCTACGCGTCCGGCGCGCCGTTGATGGCCGGACTCATCGCGGCTGTCGTCGGCGGCATCGTCGCGGGCCTGATCGGCGGCTCCCCGCTGCAGGTGACCGGTCCCGCCGCCGGCCTGACCGTGGTGGTGGCCGGCCTCATCGACCAGTTCGGCTGGGCGATGACGTGTGTCATCACCGCGGCCGCCGGTGTGCTGCAGATCCTGTTCGGACTGTCCCGGATCGCTCGGACGGCACTGGCCATCGCCCCGGTGGTGGTGCACGCGATGCTGGCCGGAATCGGCATCACCATCGCCCTGCAGCAGATCCACGTCCTGATGGGCGGAGCGTCGCGCAGCACGGCGTGGGAGAACCTCGCCGCGCTCCCGCACGGCATCGTCAACCACCATCTGCCCGACGTGATCATCGGCGTCATCGTCATCGCGATCCTGCTGCTGTGGCCGAAGCTGCCCGCCCGGCTGCGGGTGATCCCCGGAGCACTGGTGGCGATCGTCGTCGGGACCGCGGTGGCCGTCGTGGCGAAGCTGCCGGCCGAACGGATCGATCTGCAGGGGAAGGACTTCTTCGATTCGGTGGGCCTGCCCGACGTGGCCGCGGCCGCCGGGGACGGCTCGCCGTGGAGCGCGCACATCGGTGCCCTGGTGCTGGCGGTGCTGACCGTCGCGCTGATCGCCAGCGTCGAGTCCCTGCTGTCCGCGGTCGGGGTCGACAAGCTGCACACCGGTCCGCGCAGCAATTTCGACCGCGAGATGATCGGTCAGGGCAGCGCGAACGTGGTGTCCGGTGCGCTCAGCGGCCTGCCGGTCACCGGCGTCATCGTCCGTAGCTCCACCAACGTGAATGCCGGTGCCCGCACCCGGTGGTCGGCGGTATTGCACGGCGTCTGGATTCTGCTGTTCGCGTCGATGCTGACCGACCTGGTGGAGTTGGTGCCCAAGGCGGCGCTGGCCGGCCTGCTGATCGTCATCGGCATGCAACTGGTGAAGCTGGCGCAGATCCGGATGGCCCGTCGTACCGGCGACCTCGCGGTCTATCTGATCACCGTGGTGTGCGTGGTGTTCCTGAACCTGCTCGAGGGCGTCGCCATAGGCCTGGCCGTCTCGATCGTCATCCTGCTGTGGCGGGTGATGCGGGCGCACATGGAGGCCCGGCCGGCGGAATTCGGCAACGACGCCGACGACAACGAGGACTGGCACGTCGAACTCGACGGCACGCTGAGCTTCCTGTCGCTGCCGCGGCTGACCCGGATCCTCGGCGAGCTGCCGAATGGTTCGCGGGTCACCATCACCATCAACGCCGACTACGTCGATCACGCGATCTCCGAGACGATCGCCGACTGGAAGCGGGCGCATGAGGCCACCGGCGGCACCGTCTTGATCATCGAGTCGTCGCACGCCAAGCTGCACCACGCGCATGCCGCGCCGCCCAAGCGGCACTACGGCACCCGTGCCGTGGGTCTGGTGCCGTGGCGGTCCTGGCTGGCCAGCTACCGCGACGAGGGCGGCTCGGTCCTCGACGGCATCGACGAGTACAACCGGCGTGGCCGCGGGGTGCTGTCGCCGCACATCGCCGAGCTGACCGAGGACCAGAATCCGGACGCGCTGTTTTTGACCTGCGCCGATTCCCGGATCCTGCCGAACGTGATCACCGCCAGCGGGCCGGGTGACCTGTTCACCGTACGCAACGTCGGAAACCTGGTGGTCAACGACGGGACGGACGAGTCGATGGATGCCGCCCTGGATTTCGCCGCCAGCAAGTTGGGCGTGAGTTCGATTGTGGTGTGTGGACATTCGTCGTGCGGCGCAATGACCGCGCTGATCGACAACGACGACGAGGCGCCGAACCCGGTGAGCCACTGGCTGGCGCACGCCCATGACAGCGTCACCGCCTATCACGACGGGCACCCGGCCCGGGCCACCGCGGCCGAGCGTGGGTTCGGTGAAACCGATCAGCTCGGGGTGGTCAATGTGGCGATCCAGGTCGGCCGCCTCATCGCGCATCCGGTGCTTACCGAGGCGGTGGCCGAAGGGCGCATCGAGGTGGTCGGGGTGTTCTTCGATCTCAACACCGCCCACGTCTATCAGGTCGACGAGCTGGGCATCACCGAGAACCGGCTGCCGTCCCCGGTGCACAGCTGA
- a CDS encoding DUF4334 domain-containing protein: protein MRLADVMPDAPTSTADALALFDDAPAVDAASMIGTWHGVELPTGHPLDGKLELSGWWGKQFIDAETVHPLLFPTADGTALWPLNPTVAFAGLGATGKLPGLQRLPLARSITALRPVAAARGPKARLRTTRYRDVDTATMIYDQLPINDVFRRLDADTVLGAMDLRGSRRPYFFVLRRDNSLPVV, encoded by the coding sequence ATGCGCCTTGCCGATGTGATGCCCGACGCCCCCACCAGTACCGCGGACGCCCTGGCCCTGTTCGATGACGCGCCCGCCGTCGACGCCGCGTCCATGATCGGCACCTGGCACGGGGTGGAACTCCCGACCGGCCATCCGCTCGACGGAAAGCTGGAGCTCAGCGGCTGGTGGGGAAAACAGTTCATCGACGCCGAAACCGTGCATCCGCTGCTGTTCCCCACCGCCGACGGCACCGCGCTGTGGCCGTTGAACCCGACGGTGGCGTTCGCGGGGCTCGGGGCCACCGGCAAGCTACCGGGTTTGCAGCGGCTGCCGCTGGCCCGCAGCATCACCGCGCTGCGTCCGGTGGCGGCAGCCCGCGGCCCCAAGGCCCGACTGCGCACCACCCGCTACCGTGACGTGGACACCGCGACCATGATCTACGACCAGCTGCCGATCAACGACGTGTTCCGCCGCCTCGACGCCGACACGGTGCTCGGCGCGATGGATCTGCGCGGCTCGCGGCGGCCGTATTTCTTCGTGCTGCGCCGCGACAACTCCCTGCCCGTCGTCTGA
- a CDS encoding Rv0361 family membrane protein — MNQPPQPGQPAEPPAGDWGLDTPVQPAADFDAAGATEVVSPPAAPPSYPAAPPSSPGTPPSYPSPSPVEPPVLDYPDSGYAPPGYPPSGYNYPANYPGPTAYAPEEPPISYGAVGLPGTQTAGAAAWIYPGAPEGQPVPKKSRKKWVIVAATVLVVALAGGGIAIYQVFFSGKADREAVGTAATEFTRAAAGGDLAGVKGLLCDSEAAGVPDVIAASGASGVPDKDVQVNLGAVEVRKDLASAVVTKGSNPDVTLYLRKQGGGWKVCASAESDFDSAAK, encoded by the coding sequence GTGAACCAACCACCGCAGCCGGGCCAGCCCGCAGAACCGCCCGCGGGCGACTGGGGTCTCGACACGCCCGTGCAGCCCGCCGCGGATTTCGATGCCGCCGGCGCGACCGAGGTCGTCAGCCCGCCTGCCGCGCCGCCGTCCTACCCGGCCGCCCCGCCGTCGTCCCCGGGCACGCCGCCGTCGTACCCGTCCCCGTCCCCGGTGGAGCCGCCGGTGCTCGACTACCCGGATTCCGGGTACGCGCCACCCGGGTACCCGCCGTCCGGCTATAACTACCCCGCGAATTACCCCGGGCCGACTGCCTACGCTCCCGAGGAACCGCCGATCAGCTACGGCGCCGTCGGGCTGCCCGGCACACAGACCGCGGGCGCGGCGGCGTGGATCTATCCCGGTGCGCCCGAGGGGCAACCGGTGCCCAAGAAATCCCGGAAGAAATGGGTCATCGTCGCGGCTACCGTGCTGGTCGTCGCACTGGCCGGCGGTGGTATCGCGATCTACCAGGTATTTTTCTCTGGCAAAGCCGACCGGGAGGCGGTCGGCACCGCGGCCACCGAGTTCACCCGGGCGGCCGCCGGCGGTGATCTGGCCGGGGTCAAGGGGTTGCTGTGCGACTCCGAGGCCGCCGGCGTTCCCGACGTCATCGCTGCGTCGGGCGCCTCAGGGGTTCCGGACAAGGATGTCCAGGTAAACCTGGGTGCGGTCGAGGTGCGCAAGGATCTGGCCTCCGCGGTGGTGACCAAGGGATCCAACCCCGACGTCACCCTGTACCTCCGCAAGCAGGGCGGCGGGTGGAAGGTCTGCGCGTCGGCCGAGAGTGACTTCGACTCCGCCGCGAAGTAA
- the dapB gene encoding 4-hydroxy-tetrahydrodipicolinate reductase yields MRVAVLGAKGKVGTTMVGAVQAAPDLELSAAVDAGDPLSLLTDSGTQVVIDFTHPDVVMDNLKFLIENGLHAVVGTTGFTAERLDTVRGWLDQHPEVGVLIAPNFAIGAVLCMHFAAQAAPYFESVEVIELHHPQKADAPSGTATRTAQLIAAARKDLPPNPDATSTGLEGARGADVDGVPVHSVRVAGLVAHQEVLFGTQGETLTIRHDSLDRTSFVPGVLLGVRGIGDRPGLTIGIEPLMNLT; encoded by the coding sequence ATGCGGGTAGCTGTGCTGGGAGCCAAGGGCAAGGTCGGAACGACGATGGTGGGGGCGGTGCAGGCCGCTCCGGATCTGGAACTGTCGGCGGCCGTCGACGCCGGTGATCCGCTGAGCCTGCTCACCGATTCCGGCACCCAGGTCGTCATCGACTTCACCCACCCCGACGTGGTGATGGACAACCTGAAGTTCTTGATCGAGAACGGGCTTCACGCCGTCGTCGGAACCACCGGGTTCACCGCCGAGCGCCTGGACACCGTGCGGGGCTGGCTCGACCAACATCCGGAGGTCGGGGTGCTGATCGCCCCGAACTTCGCGATCGGCGCCGTGCTGTGCATGCACTTCGCCGCCCAGGCCGCACCGTATTTCGAATCCGTCGAGGTCATCGAACTGCACCACCCGCAGAAAGCCGACGCCCCGTCGGGCACCGCCACCCGGACCGCGCAGCTGATCGCCGCCGCGCGCAAGGACCTGCCGCCCAACCCCGACGCCACCAGCACCGGTCTGGAGGGGGCCCGCGGCGCCGACGTCGACGGGGTGCCGGTGCACTCGGTGCGGGTCGCCGGCCTGGTCGCGCACCAGGAGGTGCTGTTCGGCACCCAGGGCGAAACACTGACCATTCGCCACGACAGCCTGGACCGGACCTCGTTCGTCCCGGGTGTGCTGCTCGGGGTCCGTGGGATCGGCGATCGCCCGGGCCTGACGATCGGCATCGAGCCGCTGATGAACCTGACGTGA
- a CDS encoding PDR/VanB family oxidoreductase encodes MTASIWQSRPPALYGHRKHDRLTNALWTLSAAFGVVTAMSRWKPSKVTPVRRTVDTVIVKRELITPDVVALTLADPAGGLLPSWTPGAHIDVALPSGRIRQYSLSGPPGRRTDYRIAVRRIADGGGGSIEMHGLAEGDPLTFEGPRNAFHLGSGESEVLFVIGGIGVTPILPMIREAHAAGIDWRAVCAGRSREYMPLLDEVLAVAPERVTVWADDERGGFALVDDLLAGAGPHTAVYVCGPTAMLDAVRIARDEHADAPLHYERFAAAPIVDGVPFELELARSGRVLSVPADRSALAVMLDDDPTTPYSCQQGFCGTCRISVLRGDVDRHGRTAEADDEMLVCVSRSRGERIVIDR; translated from the coding sequence ATGACCGCTTCCATCTGGCAGAGCCGGCCGCCCGCCCTCTACGGCCACCGCAAACACGACCGGCTGACCAACGCACTGTGGACGCTGAGTGCGGCGTTCGGCGTCGTCACCGCCATGTCCCGGTGGAAGCCCTCGAAGGTGACCCCGGTGCGGCGCACCGTCGACACCGTCATCGTCAAACGGGAACTGATCACCCCCGACGTGGTGGCACTGACCCTTGCCGACCCGGCCGGCGGACTGTTGCCGTCGTGGACCCCCGGTGCCCACATCGACGTGGCCCTGCCGTCGGGACGGATCCGGCAGTACTCGCTGAGCGGCCCGCCGGGACGGCGCACCGACTACCGGATCGCCGTGCGACGCATCGCCGACGGCGGCGGCGGGTCCATCGAGATGCACGGCCTCGCCGAGGGCGACCCGCTCACCTTCGAGGGGCCCCGCAACGCCTTCCATCTGGGCAGCGGGGAGTCCGAGGTGCTGTTCGTCATCGGCGGCATCGGGGTGACCCCCATCCTGCCGATGATCCGCGAGGCGCACGCAGCCGGAATCGACTGGCGCGCAGTCTGTGCCGGACGCAGCCGGGAATACATGCCGCTGCTCGACGAAGTGCTGGCGGTGGCGCCGGAGCGGGTCACCGTGTGGGCCGACGACGAACGCGGCGGCTTCGCCCTCGTCGACGACCTGCTGGCCGGGGCGGGCCCGCACACCGCGGTTTATGTGTGCGGGCCGACGGCGATGCTCGACGCCGTGCGCATCGCCCGCGACGAACACGCCGACGCACCTTTGCACTACGAGCGGTTCGCCGCGGCCCCGATCGTCGACGGCGTGCCGTTCGAACTGGAACTGGCCCGCTCGGGCCGGGTGCTGTCGGTACCGGCGGACCGCTCCGCGCTGGCGGTCATGCTCGACGACGACCCGACCACTCCGTACTCGTGTCAGCAGGGCTTCTGCGGCACCTGCCGGATTTCCGTGCTGCGCGGCGACGTGGACCGGCACGGACGCACCGCCGAGGCCGACGACGAGATGCTGGTCTGCGTGTCGCGGAGCCGCGGAGAGCGGATCGTCATCGACCGCTGA